The Microcoleus sp. FACHB-672 genome window below encodes:
- a CDS encoding NACHT domain-containing protein, which produces MQSNSELASTPPAPAADKQSFRNRQQLLTAVKNEVTARLQQSLHNAVLVNLGEDQQPQPVRPDVDVKIAKQPRFRLQPSDSILTAFDQAGGKLLILGAPGSGKTTTQLELAKELCDLAEQDSAAKVPVLLHLSGWNDHEQPLVGWLVSQLKYKYGVRLEIAQNWLENGQLLLLFDGLNELELRQQEDWIQAINQLLEKTPQLSQIVVCTRFEDYKKCNYRLRLKGAIFLRPFNSSQIRHYLMAARSRELWYNIETDMPLMALAKTPLFLNMMALAYEEILIYSWKRLTSNKERRQYLFNAYIRRQLGRDINLRKQPTPEQSRYWLMWLAKRLEEENQTEFSLEKMPPNWLKTPDQHRLYQIGGALMGGFIPGFSGVRQFVLRFILWRHGYIPWNYARFLDYATKQLFLQRTGKRYRFTHKLLQEHFALMSDI; this is translated from the coding sequence ATGCAATCTAACAGTGAATTGGCATCTACCCCACCGGCACCTGCTGCTGACAAGCAAAGTTTTCGGAACCGGCAGCAGTTGTTGACGGCTGTTAAGAATGAAGTCACAGCGCGGCTACAACAGTCCTTGCACAACGCAGTTCTGGTTAACCTGGGCGAAGATCAACAACCCCAGCCAGTTCGCCCAGATGTGGATGTAAAAATTGCTAAACAGCCTCGCTTCCGGCTACAACCTTCTGACAGCATTCTGACCGCCTTCGATCAAGCCGGCGGCAAACTGCTGATTTTAGGCGCACCCGGATCGGGCAAAACCACCACCCAACTAGAGTTAGCAAAGGAATTGTGCGATCTCGCTGAACAAGATAGTGCTGCGAAGGTGCCGGTTTTGTTGCATTTATCCGGTTGGAATGATCACGAACAACCCCTTGTCGGCTGGCTGGTTAGCCAACTGAAATATAAATATGGCGTGCGTCTTGAAATCGCTCAAAATTGGTTAGAAAACGGCCAGTTATTGTTGCTATTTGATGGTTTGAATGAACTAGAGTTACGTCAACAAGAAGATTGGATTCAGGCAATTAATCAACTGCTGGAAAAAACTCCGCAGTTGTCACAGATCGTTGTTTGTACGCGCTTTGAAGATTACAAAAAGTGCAATTATCGGCTGAGACTTAAAGGAGCAATCTTTTTGCGACCTTTCAATTCATCTCAAATTCGTCATTATTTAATGGCTGCCAGAAGTCGAGAGCTATGGTACAACATTGAAACCGATATGCCCTTGATGGCATTGGCTAAAACGCCTTTATTTTTGAATATGATGGCTTTAGCCTATGAAGAAATTCTCATTTATTCTTGGAAACGCCTGACTTCTAATAAAGAGCGACGTCAGTATTTGTTTAATGCCTATATTCGCCGGCAACTCGGACGAGACATTAACCTCCGAAAACAACCCACCCCAGAACAAAGCCGGTATTGGCTAATGTGGCTAGCAAAAAGGCTGGAAGAAGAAAATCAGACAGAGTTCTCCTTAGAAAAAATGCCGCCAAATTGGTTAAAAACTCCAGATCAGCATCGACTCTATCAAATCGGTGGGGCACTGATGGGTGGGTTTATTCCGGGTTTTTCTGGGGTACGGCAGTTTGTGCTGCGTTTTATTCTTTGGCGGCATGGATATATTCCTTGGAATTACGCTCGTTTTCTCGACTACGCGACAAAGCAACTGTTTTTGCAACGTACAGGCAAACGTTATCGATTCACCCATAAGTTGCTGCAAGAGCATTTCGCCCTAATGTCAGATATTTAA
- a CDS encoding AIM24 family protein, which translates to MKHEIRYKPSFAAIFITLNPGDSITAEAGTMTSMDARITMKTQLSGGFFSGFLKAVFGGESWFVNTFTNDTQQPFSWF; encoded by the coding sequence GTGAAACATGAAATTCGCTACAAACCATCATTTGCCGCGATTTTTATTACTCTGAATCCCGGCGATAGCATTACCGCTGAAGCCGGCACGATGACGAGTATGGATGCTCGCATTACGATGAAAACTCAATTGTCTGGAGGTTTCTTCTCCGGCTTCTTGAAAGCAGTATTTGGCGGGGAATCTTGGTTCGTTAATACTTTTACAAATGATACTCAGCAACCTTTCAGTTGGTTTTAA
- a CDS encoding M48 family metallopeptidase: MTILAIFVGFITVIIYIIWLLVSNLVWLIPPQIEQQLTAVITPAYEQLAQPSSAQDSLNQLLDRLETQLPVAKHTKRNYRVFYVPQNTVNGLALPGDIIVVYVGLLSQVKSENELMMILRHELGHFANRDHLRGIGQALLLKFTLAAIFGDIGRLSGIIASAVESVSSAQYSQAQERQADDFGLMLLQATYQHVASATDFFARLNRQSGMDFAFLASHPSPRNRVDRLNRLIKERLYRMDKTNPLPAALTNLESLDP; encoded by the coding sequence TTGACTATTCTAGCTATTTTTGTCGGATTTATCACCGTTATTATTTACATAATTTGGCTATTGGTGAGTAACTTAGTTTGGTTAATTCCGCCGCAAATTGAACAACAACTCACTGCCGTTATCACACCGGCTTATGAACAACTCGCCCAACCATCGTCGGCACAAGATAGCCTCAATCAACTGCTAGATCGGCTGGAAACCCAACTGCCGGTGGCAAAGCACACAAAACGCAATTACAGAGTTTTCTATGTCCCGCAAAATACCGTCAATGGATTAGCGCTACCGGGCGATATCATCGTGGTTTATGTCGGCTTACTTTCCCAAGTCAAGTCTGAAAATGAACTAATGATGATTTTAAGACATGAACTGGGCCATTTTGCCAACCGCGATCATTTACGGGGCATCGGGCAAGCGTTGCTGCTCAAATTCACTCTTGCGGCTATTTTTGGAGATATCGGCAGATTGTCAGGAATTATAGCATCAGCAGTTGAATCAGTATCTAGTGCCCAATATTCTCAAGCGCAGGAACGCCAAGCCGATGATTTTGGTTTGATGTTATTGCAAGCAACTTATCAACACGTAGCCAGCGCAACAGACTTTTTTGCGCGACTTAATCGTCAGTCTGGAATGGATTTTGCTTTTTTAGCCTCCCATCCCTCTCCCCGAAATCGTGTGGATAGATTAAACCGACTGATTAAAGAACGCCTATATCGAATGGACAAAACTAATCCCCTGCCGGCAGCCTTAACTAACTTAGAAAGTCTCGATCCTTAA
- a CDS encoding SH3 domain-containing protein, with protein sequence MKNSQWIVVGLTGIATAVGVAYAAVQLKTAEPEINTSNNIISNPTQSQPLQPSISPSPKPTDTPSQIPNSVNTAKPDPIAVTPPKDGCKISTAVVADPNPPLNVRSSPQITDGNIIGQLKNGAFVGVTEEKNGWLKISEPEGWISKNRTKSTCPLVTQQISFPPKGDSAIVKGEIIGGGSHSYKLKVGAGQIMTVKKLNSVGVFPTIIDPKGQLLAGNPYTDGNRTEWTGELPLAGDYSLEMDSNFKGFVYEFLVEVK encoded by the coding sequence ATGAAAAACTCACAATGGATTGTCGTTGGCCTAACTGGAATCGCTACCGCAGTTGGAGTTGCCTATGCAGCCGTTCAATTAAAAACAGCAGAACCCGAGATAAATACCTCAAATAATATAATCTCAAATCCTACCCAATCACAACCGCTTCAACCTAGCATTTCTCCCTCTCCTAAACCAACAGATACACCTTCACAAATACCCAACTCAGTTAATACTGCAAAACCCGATCCAATCGCCGTCACACCACCCAAAGACGGATGCAAAATCAGCACAGCAGTTGTTGCAGATCCTAACCCGCCCTTAAATGTCCGATCCAGCCCCCAGATAACTGACGGAAACATAATTGGTCAGCTTAAGAATGGTGCATTTGTTGGTGTTACTGAAGAAAAAAACGGCTGGCTTAAGATTAGTGAACCCGAAGGCTGGATTTCTAAAAACCGGACAAAAAGCACCTGTCCTCTTGTCACTCAGCAAATTAGTTTTCCACCAAAAGGCGATTCCGCAATTGTGAAAGGTGAGATTATTGGCGGCGGCAGTCACTCTTACAAGCTTAAAGTGGGGGCGGGTCAAATAATGACCGTTAAGAAATTAAATTCTGTCGGAGTTTTCCCCACAATTATTGATCCCAAAGGGCAACTTTTAGCCGGCAATCCTTACACAGATGGCAACCGAACTGAGTGGACGGGAGAACTTCCGCTTGCTGGTGACTATTCCCTAGAAATGGACTCAAATTTTAAGGGATTTGTCTATGAATTTTTAGTGGAAGTGAAGTAA
- a CDS encoding M15 family metallopeptidase produces the protein MKISRPRNFLTVMLLVFLAVIWQNFTFSQQPAIAMSSSFPEPNSIPAQSLAAYQVPNWARLVDLQSVNRNIKLDIRYATTNNFLKRKLYPEARCILRAGVAQKLSRVQEDLQARGLGLKVFDCYRPLAVTKQMWEVLPDARYVAHPARGSRHNRGAAVDVTLVDRNGKELEMPTAFDDFTERAGRNYQGTDVSAQAQKNSQLLEEVMRKHGFAPISSEWWHFDATDWQNFAILDVGFGAISKPKYNYPLR, from the coding sequence ATGAAGATAAGCCGTCCGAGAAATTTTTTGACTGTCATGCTGCTGGTATTTCTAGCAGTGATATGGCAAAATTTTACATTCTCTCAACAACCCGCCATTGCTATGTCATCCTCATTCCCTGAACCTAACTCTATTCCGGCTCAAAGCTTGGCTGCCTATCAAGTGCCAAATTGGGCGCGGTTGGTGGATCTTCAGTCTGTGAATCGCAATATTAAGCTGGATATTCGCTATGCTACAACTAATAATTTCTTAAAGCGAAAACTTTATCCGGAAGCGAGATGTATTTTGAGAGCCGGTGTTGCCCAAAAACTATCGCGAGTTCAAGAAGATTTGCAAGCAAGAGGATTGGGGTTGAAAGTCTTTGATTGCTATCGCCCTTTAGCTGTTACAAAACAAATGTGGGAAGTGTTGCCAGATGCACGTTATGTTGCCCATCCTGCTAGAGGTTCCCGTCATAATCGGGGTGCGGCGGTTGATGTAACCTTAGTGGATCGCAATGGGAAAGAATTGGAAATGCCGACTGCTTTTGATGATTTTACAGAACGAGCCGGCAGAAATTATCAAGGTACAGATGTTAGTGCCCAAGCGCAAAAAAACAGCCAATTGCTTGAGGAAGTGATGCGAAAACATGGGTTTGCTCCCATATCTAGCGAATGGTGGCATTTCGATGCAACAGATTGGCAAAATTTTGCGATTCTCGATGTTGGTTTCGGCGCAATTTCTAAACCAAAATATAACTATCCTTTACGGTAG
- a CDS encoding SH3 domain-containing protein: protein MKDNRRQKISFQASWLKNAGLACLAGLLATACTPPTDSPLPLPSETPAQAPAQAPTQPAQTTPVKAAPANVPPAAGQPQASNPKCEISNAKINDPKPPTNIRSSPEVKPNNIVGKVENGRVVSVKSEKNGWLQITEPITGWISKSVAETECKEKNQPISFPPNRNSATISGRFIGTGTHKYTLKANQGQTLTVTSLKGSFPAIYGPDGKYLGGDPNITNSPPWTGKLPATGQYSLVLESYFKGYDYQFSAELK, encoded by the coding sequence ATGAAAGACAATAGACGGCAGAAAATTTCATTTCAAGCTTCCTGGCTGAAGAATGCCGGCTTGGCGTGTTTAGCCGGCTTGCTGGCTACTGCCTGCACACCGCCAACCGACTCACCATTACCTTTACCGTCTGAGACACCGGCGCAGGCACCCGCGCAGGCACCTACCCAGCCGGCTCAAACAACACCTGTAAAAGCTGCTCCTGCCAATGTACCACCGGCAGCCGGTCAACCCCAAGCCTCAAATCCAAAGTGCGAAATCTCCAACGCGAAAATTAACGATCCTAAACCACCCACTAATATCCGATCTAGTCCGGAAGTCAAACCAAACAACATTGTGGGGAAAGTTGAGAACGGCAGAGTCGTGTCTGTTAAAAGTGAGAAAAACGGCTGGCTTCAAATTACTGAACCGATCACAGGTTGGATTTCTAAAAGTGTCGCGGAAACTGAATGTAAGGAAAAAAACCAGCCGATTTCCTTTCCACCTAATCGCAATTCAGCCACGATTTCAGGACGCTTTATCGGCACCGGCACCCATAAATACACCCTCAAAGCCAATCAGGGTCAAACCCTCACCGTCACCAGCCTTAAAGGTTCTTTTCCCGCAATTTATGGACCCGATGGTAAATACCTCGGTGGAGATCCTAATATTACGAATAGCCCTCCTTGGACAGGCAAATTGCCGGCTACTGGCCAGTATAGCCTCGTATTAGAGTCGTACTTCAAAGGATATGACTATCAGTTTTCAGCGGAGTTAAAGTAG
- the purB gene encoding adenylosuccinate lyase: MIERYTLPEMGELWTDTYKLKTWLQVEIAVCEAQAELGYIPSEAVEEIKAKANFDPKRVLEIEAEVRHDMIAFLTNVNEYVGEAGRYIHLGLTSSDVLDTALALQLVASLDVLMERLEDLIQAIRYQAQQHRHTVMIGRSHGIHAEPMTFGFKLAGWLAEVLRHRERLCNLRQEIATGKISGAVGTYANIDPRVEALACQKLGLEPDTASTQVISRDRHANYAQHLALLAASIERFAVEIRNLQRTDVLEVEEFFSKGQKGSSAMPHKRNPIRSERLTGMARIVRGHAVAALENVALWHERDISHSSVERMIFPDSCTLTHFMLAEITDLMKHLLVYPQNMQRNMNLYGGVVFSQRVMLTLVEKGLSREEAYAIVQSCAHQAWNQPDGNFHDLIAKDARVTAQLSPEAIEACFDPQHQLRHLDQVYQRLGI, encoded by the coding sequence GTGATCGAGCGGTATACTCTGCCCGAAATGGGCGAACTGTGGACAGATACTTATAAGCTGAAGACCTGGCTCCAAGTAGAAATCGCAGTCTGTGAAGCTCAGGCTGAATTGGGTTATATCCCATCTGAGGCGGTTGAAGAAATTAAGGCAAAGGCGAATTTTGACCCGAAGCGGGTGCTAGAAATTGAGGCTGAAGTTCGCCACGACATGATCGCGTTCTTGACAAATGTCAACGAGTATGTAGGGGAAGCCGGTCGCTACATTCACTTGGGGCTGACGAGTTCGGATGTGCTGGATACAGCTTTAGCACTGCAACTGGTGGCGAGTTTGGATGTGCTGATGGAACGCCTGGAAGATTTAATTCAGGCAATTCGTTACCAGGCTCAGCAACACCGGCATACCGTCATGATCGGTCGTTCTCACGGCATTCACGCCGAACCGATGACCTTTGGGTTTAAACTCGCCGGCTGGTTAGCGGAAGTATTGCGCCACCGGGAACGCCTGTGCAATCTTCGTCAAGAGATCGCCACCGGCAAGATTTCCGGCGCGGTAGGCACCTACGCCAATATTGACCCGCGTGTGGAAGCGCTCGCTTGTCAGAAACTCGGACTCGAACCCGATACCGCCTCAACTCAGGTGATATCACGTGATCGGCACGCGAATTACGCGCAACATCTGGCACTCCTCGCTGCTTCCATCGAGCGGTTTGCTGTGGAGATCCGCAACTTGCAGCGCACAGATGTTCTAGAAGTTGAAGAATTTTTCTCGAAAGGGCAAAAAGGTTCTTCCGCAATGCCCCACAAGCGTAACCCGATTCGCTCGGAACGGTTAACCGGCATGGCGAGAATTGTGCGGGGTCATGCTGTTGCTGCCTTGGAAAATGTTGCCCTCTGGCACGAGCGAGACATCTCGCACAGTTCCGTTGAGCGGATGATTTTCCCGGATAGTTGCACTTTAACCCATTTCATGCTGGCGGAAATCACCGATTTGATGAAACACCTGCTCGTCTACCCCCAAAACATGCAACGGAACATGAATCTTTACGGGGGCGTAGTTTTCAGCCAGCGAGTAATGCTGACCTTGGTGGAAAAGGGGTTAAGTCGCGAAGAAGCTTATGCGATTGTACAGTCGTGTGCTCATCAAGCTTGGAATCAACCTGATGGGAATTTCCACGATTTAATCGCCAAAGATGCGCGAGTAACGGCACAATTGTCGCCTGAAGCAATTGAAGCTTGTTTCGATCCGCAGCACCAATTGCGGCACCTTGACCAAGTTTACCAACGGCTGGGTATTTAA
- a CDS encoding helix-turn-helix domain-containing protein has product MFKQRAQLESVVVKQQDAEPIRQLEQLLSKEASQAKLVGSNGEEVLIPEPVYHLLCDIVHMMASGQAIHLIPQNHEVSTQEAANVLNVSRPYLVKLLEEGEIPHTKVGKHRRIRFEDLMAYKKQRDKKRSQLLDKLIEMTEDADLYDYGE; this is encoded by the coding sequence ATGTTCAAACAAAGAGCGCAACTTGAGTCAGTTGTAGTGAAACAACAAGATGCCGAACCAATTCGGCAATTAGAGCAGCTACTCAGTAAAGAAGCTTCACAAGCAAAATTAGTGGGAAGCAACGGAGAAGAAGTTCTAATTCCTGAGCCGGTTTACCATCTGCTATGCGATATTGTTCACATGATGGCATCAGGTCAAGCTATACACTTGATTCCCCAAAATCACGAAGTCAGCACGCAGGAAGCCGCTAATGTTTTGAATGTATCACGGCCCTATTTGGTCAAGTTATTGGAGGAAGGAGAAATTCCTCATACTAAAGTAGGAAAGCACCGACGCATTCGTTTTGAAGATTTAATGGCTTACAAAAAACAGCGAGACAAAAAGCGCAGTCAACTTCTGGATAAGCTCATCGAGATGACTGAGGACGCAGACTTATACGACTACGGCGAGTAA
- a CDS encoding PIN domain-containing protein yields MDNVGAVLDACVLFPMYLRDTLLSTAEAGLYLPYWSHKILDEAVGNIVSTGKMSAEKAMKLEEIIKKAFPGAMVEVPVGLADVMANHPKDRHVLAAAVAAKADVIVTDNLKDFPPKALAPWNIKVQSPDDFLSDLFDEYPDEVAQVIQRQVNKYKKTKKDVLELLDFYVKNNVISTFASHLLFYQYSEEVVKTVKKALNKCGRSAPEGGQFLEGEKYRLWQQGQTLTVIAKDSRGEILRVQDSEIMGELSPADVKAFQAFQKFALILD; encoded by the coding sequence ATGGATAACGTTGGTGCTGTTTTAGATGCTTGCGTTCTCTTTCCTATGTATCTGCGCGACACCTTACTTTCCACCGCCGAGGCTGGTCTGTATTTGCCATATTGGTCGCACAAAATTCTGGATGAGGCAGTGGGCAATATTGTTAGTACGGGGAAAATGTCGGCTGAGAAAGCTATGAAGCTTGAGGAGATAATAAAAAAAGCCTTTCCTGGAGCAATGGTTGAAGTACCCGTAGGTCTAGCAGACGTGATGGCCAATCACCCGAAAGACCGTCACGTTCTGGCTGCGGCTGTAGCTGCTAAGGCGGATGTGATTGTTACCGATAATCTCAAGGACTTCCCACCAAAAGCTTTGGCTCCTTGGAACATAAAAGTGCAGTCGCCAGATGACTTCCTGAGTGACTTATTTGATGAGTACCCAGACGAGGTAGCTCAAGTAATACAGCGACAAGTTAATAAGTATAAAAAAACCAAAAAGGATGTGCTGGAATTACTTGATTTTTATGTTAAAAATAACGTGATCTCAACATTTGCTAGTCATCTATTGTTTTATCAATACAGTGAGGAGGTTGTAAAAACGGTCAAAAAAGCATTAAATAAGTGCGGAAGGTCGGCACCAGAGGGAGGCCAATTTCTTGAGGGAGAGAAGTATCGCCTCTGGCAGCAAGGACAAACTCTTACAGTTATTGCTAAAGATAGTCGAGGGGAAATCTTGCGAGTTCAAGATAGTGAAATTATGGGAGAACTTTCACCGGCAGATGTCAAAGCCTTCCAAGCTTTCCAAAAGTTTGCTTTAATTTTAGACTAA
- a CDS encoding alpha/beta hydrolase family protein has protein sequence MHGSGPNDRDKSVGPNKPFRDLAWGLASRGIAVLRYEKRTKVYSNQFIGRFTVSEETTDDALAAVSSLRQIEQIDAQKIYILGHSLGRMLIPKIGEADANIAGFIVMAGLTRFLEDTVLDQVNYIAALDSVVSPEKQAQIDTLTPQVSRVKDPQLSSEVPATELLFGIPASYW, from the coding sequence GTGCACGGATCTGGCCCTAATGACCGGGATAAAAGTGTTGGCCCTAATAAACCGTTCCGCGATCTGGCTTGGGGGTTGGCTTCTAGAGGTATTGCGGTGCTGCGCTATGAAAAACGAACAAAAGTTTATTCAAATCAATTTATCGGCAGATTTACAGTTAGCGAAGAAACCACCGATGATGCGTTAGCGGCGGTTTCTTCGCTGCGCCAAATTGAGCAAATTGACGCACAAAAAATTTATATTTTAGGCCACAGCTTGGGGAGAATGTTGATTCCTAAAATTGGTGAAGCTGATGCTAATATTGCGGGGTTCATTGTGATGGCCGGTTTAACTCGATTTTTAGAAGATACGGTTCTTGACCAAGTCAATTATATTGCGGCTTTGGATAGCGTAGTGTCTCCAGAGAAACAAGCGCAAATTGACACTCTAACCCCACAAGTTTCCAGAGTGAAAGATCCGCAACTATCTAGCGAGGTGCCGGCTACTGAATTACTCTTTGGTATTCCGGCCTCATACTGGTAG